A region of Aquarana catesbeiana isolate 2022-GZ linkage group LG08, ASM4218655v1, whole genome shotgun sequence DNA encodes the following proteins:
- the LOC141105074 gene encoding uncharacterized protein, whose product MEEIGNRSGFIVKEEIKEEDEEFGVKEEFSEGHKDVMMENQPPLTSPDGSSNGNPPERCPHPLYSQDSTQEDHTIPHHDQGEKQMDMKVEFKEETNVMGDQPSTEAKMMVEKEQSSSLHVSTGTLSTETGHIFRWKVMENRETIKASDEHSIPNNLENHLTLSSDCNAEDNDVGQHPPGVDPNIENIHPRHNQENRSTDPSNSKPCSPGISPTVTSTGEKIFPCPQCDKCFGFKHRLVRHLMVHTGERPYICSDCGKSYARKLDLLIHAKIHTGERPFTCTVCGKGFVEKRRLSEHERVHTGEKPFLCTVCGKGFGEKKRLIEHERLHTGERPFSCTVCGKGFGEKRRLIEHERLHTGEKPFSCTVCGEGFRGKKWLVEHERVHTGETPFKCSDCGKAFRTRGVLNLHRQSHARGQPYSCAQCGKRFKYSISLSRHKKLHAQDNSLSCSECGKSFTTKYELRVHARCHTGKKVFQCSDCEKSFLWNADLVNHQRVHTGEKPFACSLCEKRFSSKSILEDHIKVHTGEKPFCCTACGKRFTQKGALNQHLKSHTGEKPFSCSECGKSYLQKGSLDYHMKCHTGEKPFSCERCGKGFILQQQRLRHQKNCTGEGPIPTSACETSNSEIAAQQKGQGELKSEQKKGQTEEKRFPCLVCEKSFKWKNHLVTHQRVHTGEKPFSCPECGRCFSIKRNLDDHIKVHSSVKPFACEVCGKGYIQQRHLLTHMTSHTGERPFSCSECGKTYNRKDRLVKHQKTLGH is encoded by the exons ATGGAAGAG ATTGGAAACAGGAGTGGTTTTattgttaaagaagagataaaagaggaggatgaagagTTTGGCGtgaaggaggagttttcagaaggacacaaggacgtcatgatggagaatcagccacccctcacatcaccgg atggatccagcaatgggaacccaccagagagatgtcctcatcctctgtattcccaagattccacacaggaagatcacaccatccctcaccatgatCAG ggtgaAAAACAGATGGATATGAAAGTTGAGTTTAAAGAAGAAACAAATGTGATGGGTGATCAGCCATCTACGGAGGCAAAAATGATGGTAGAAAAGGAGCAATCTTCTTCTTTACATGTCAGCACAGGTACTCTGAGTACAGAAACAGGACATATTTTCAGATGGAAAGTGATGGAGAATCGGGAGACCATTAAAGCATCTG ATGAACACAGTATCCCGAACAACTTGGAGAATCACCTTACTTTATCTTCAGACTGTAATGCAGAAGATAATGACGTTGGCCAACATCCTCCAGGAGTAGATCCTAATATTGAAAATATACACCCAAGACATAACCAGGAGAACAGATCAACGGATCCCTCTAACAGCAAACCATGTTCTCCTGGAATATCACCTACTGTTACAAGCACCGGTGAAAAGATATTTCCGTGTCCCCAATGTGACAAATGTTTTGGCTTTAAGCACAGACTTGTAAGACATCTCATGGTGCACACCGGAGAGCGGCCCTATATATGTTCAGACTGCGGGAAATCTTATGCACGGAAATTGGACCTTCTCATACACGCCAAAATTCACACCGGCGAGCGGCCTTTTACGTGTACGGTGTGCGGGAAAGGCTTTGTAGAGAAAAGACGACTTAGCGAACACGAGCGAGTGCACACCGGCGAGAAACCATTTTTATGTACAGTCTGCGGGAAGGGTTTTGGAGAAAAAAAGCGTCTCATTGAACACGAGCGACTGCACACCGGTGAAAGACCCTTTTCCTGTACGGTGTGCGGGAAAGGTTTTGGAGAGAAAAGGCGGCTTATCGAACACGAGCGACTGCACACCGGTGAAAAACCTTTTTCCTGTACGGTCTGCGGGGAGGGTTTTAGAGGAAAAAAGTGGCTGGTCGAACACGAGCGAGTGCACACCGGTGAAACGCCTTTTAAGTGTTCCGATTGCGGGAAGGCATTTAGGACCAGAGGCGTTCTAAACCTGCATCGGCAATCGCATGCACGTGGGCAGCCGTATTCCTGTGCGCAATGCGGAAAACGCTTTAAATATAGCATCAGCCTTAGCCGACACAAGAAACTTCATGCACAAGATAATTCATTGTCGtgctcggagtgcgggaaatcttttacaACCAAATATGAACTTCGTGTTCATGCGAGATGCCACACGGGAAAGAAGGTCTTCCAATGCTCGGACTGTGAGAAATCCTTCTTATGGAATGCGGACCTTGTTAAccaccagagagttcacaccggTGAGAAGCCCTTTGCTTGTTCTCTATGTGAAAAACGTTTCTCCTCTAAAAGCATCCTTGAGGACCATATAAAAGTCCACACCGGCGAGAAGCCGTTTTGCTGCACAGCGTGCGGTAAACGTTTCACTCAGAAAGGAGCCCTCAACCAGCATCTGAAGAGCCACACCGGCGAGAAGCCGTTTTCTTGCTCCGAATGTGGCAAGTCCTACCTGCAGAAAGGAAGCCTCGACTACCACATGAAATGCCACACCGGCGAGAAGCCGTTTTCTTGTGAAAGGTGCGGTAAAGGTTTCATATTACAACAACAGCGTCTCAGACACCAGAAAAACTGTACGGGCGAGGGTCCGATTCCAACTTCGGCGTGCGAGACGTCGAATTCTGAGATTGCTGCACAGCAAAAAGGTCAGGGAGAGTTAAAATCCGAACAGAAAAAAGGTCAGACGGAAGAGAAGAGGTTTCCATGCCTAGTATGCGAGAAATCCTTCAAATGGAAAAACCACCTCGTTACccaccagagagttcacaccggCGAGAAGCCcttttcttgtcctgagtgcggcaGATGTTTCTCCATTAAAAGAAACCTGGATGACCATATAAAAGTGCACAGCAGCGTCAAGCCGTTTGCCTGTGAAGTGTGCGGGAAAGGGTACATACAGCAACggcaccttctcacacacatgaCGAGCCACACAGGCGAGCGACCCTTTTCATGTTCAGAATGCGGGAAGACTTACAATCGAAAAGACCGTCTAGTCAAGCATCAGAAGACACTGGGTCACTGA
- the LOC141105080 gene encoding uncharacterized protein, translating into MEESGNGNGFIVKEEIKEEDEEAGVKEEYLEGHKDLYKDVMMDNQPPLTSPDGSSNGNPPERCPHSLYSRDSTQEDHTIPHHHQGKKQMDMKVGFKEERNVMEYQRCTEEEVMVKKEESSTHISVDGHYLLNDSEHPHTLSPDCITEENDFAQFPPGVNPVTEKIHPRLHHESGSMDPSNCKPCSPGISPTVTSTGEKIFPCPQCDKCFGFKHRLVRHLMVHTGERPYICSDCGKSYARKLDLLTHAKIHTGERPFSCTVCGKGFIDKKRLIEHERVHTGKRPFLCTVCGKSFKGKKWLIEHERLHTGQRPFSCTVCGKGFGEKRRLVEHERLHTGEKPFSCTVCGESFRGKKRLIEHERVHTGETPFKCSDCRKAFRTRGVLNIHRQSHASGQPYSCLQCGKRFKYSISLSRHKKLHAQDNSLSCSECGKSFTTKYELHVHTRCHTGKKIFQCSDCEKSFLWNADLVNHQRVHTGEKPFPCSLCDKCFSSKAILEDHIKVHTGERPFSCTECGKRFIQKRALNQHMKSHTGVKPFSCSECGKCYSQKGGLDYHMKCHTGEKPFCCEKCGKLFMVQQQLLKHQRICAGKCEKSKPGLLGEQKGHIKEKRFPCLLCEKSFKRRDHLVTHQRVHTGEKPFSCPECGRCFSIKRNLDDHIKVHSSVKPFTCEECGKGYIQHRHLLTHMTSHTGERPFSCSECGKSYNRKDRLVKHQKTEGHLWQIHNGSEDCSVQKTVS; encoded by the exons ATGGAAGAG agtggaaatggGAATGGCTTCATTGTTaaggaagagataaaagaggaggatgaagaAGCTGGTGTGAAGgaggagtatttagaaggacacaaggatctctacaaggacgtcatgatggacaatcagccgcccctcacatcaccgg atggatccagtaatgggaacccaccagagagatgtccccattctctgtattcccgggattccacacaggaagatcacaccatccctcaccatcatcag GGTAAAAAACAGATGGATATGAAAGTTGGATTTAAAGAAGAGAGGAATGTGATGGAATATCAGAGATGTACAGAGGAGGAAGTGATGGTAAAAAAGGAAGAATCCTCTACACATATTAGCGTGG ATGGACACTATCTCCTGAATGACTCAGAACACCCGCATACTTTATCTCCAGACTGTATTACAGAAGAGAATGACTTTGCCCAATTTCCTCCAGGAGTAAATCCTGTTACTGAAAAAATACATCCTAGACTTCACCATGAAAGTGGTTCAATGGATCCCTCTAATTGCAAACCATGTTCTCCTGGAATATCACCTACTGTTACAAGCACCGGTGAGAAGATATTTCCGTGCCCCCAATGTGACAAATGTTTTGGCTTTAAGCACAGACTTGTAAGACATCTCATGGTGCACACCGGAGAGCGGCCCTATATATGTTCAGACTGCGGGAAATCTTATGCACGGAAATTGGACCTTCTCACACATGCCAAGATTCACACCGGCGAGAGGCCCTTTTCATGTACGGTCTGTGGGAAAGGCTTTATAGATAAAAAGCGGCTTATTGAACACGAGCGAGTGCACACTGGCAAGAGGCCTTTTTTGTGTACAGTCTGCGGGAAgagttttaaaggaaaaaagtggcTGATTGAACACGAGCGACTGCACACCGGTCAAAGGCCTTTTTCCTGTACGGTGTGCGGGAAAGGTTTTGGAGAGAAGAGGCGGCTTGTCGAACACGAGCGACTGCACACCGGTGAGAAACCATTTTCCTGTACGGTCTGCGGGGAGAGCTTTAGAGGAAAAAAGAGGCTGATTGAACATGAGCGAGTGCACACCGGTGAAACGCCTTTTAAGTGTTCCGATTGTAGGAAGGCATTTAGAACCAGAGGCGTTCTAAACATTCACCGGCAATCGCATGCTAGCGGGCAGCCGTATTCTTGTTTGCAATGTGGAAAACGCTTTAAATATAGCATCAGCCTTAGCCGACACAAGAAACTTCATGCACAAGATAATTCATTGTCGtgctcggagtgcgggaaatcttttacaACCAAATATGAACTTCATGTTCATACGAGATGCCACACGGGAAAGAAGATCTTCCAGTGCTCGGACTGTGAGAAATCCTTCTTATGGAATGCGGACCTTGTTAAccaccagagagttcacaccggTGAGAAGCCCTTTCCTTGTTCTCTATGTGACAAATGTTTCTCATCCAAAGCCATCCTTGAGGACCATATAAAAGTCCACACCGGTGAGAGGCCGTTTTCCTGTacggagtgcgggaaacgtttcatTCAGAAAAGAGCCCTCAACCAGCATATGAAAAGCCACACCGGCGTGAAGCCGTTTTCATGTTCTGAATGTGGTAAATGTTACTCACAGAAAGGAGGCCTCGACTACCACATGAAATGCCACACTGGTGAGAAGCCGTTTTGCTGTGAAAAGTGCGGGAAACTTTTTATGGTGCAACAGCAACTTCTCAAACACCAGAGAATTTGTGCAGGTAAGTGTGAAAAGTCAAAACCTGGACTCCTTGGAGAGCAAAAAGGTCACATCAAAGAGAAGAGGTTTCCATGTTTATTATGTGAGAAATCCTTTAAAAGGAGAGACCACCTTGTTACccaccagagagttcacaccggAGAGAAGCCcttttcttgtcctgagtgcggcaGATGTTTCTCCATTAAAAGAAACCTGGATGACCATATAAAAGTGCACAGCAGTGTAAAGCCATTTACCTGCGAAGAGTGTGGGAAAGGGTACATACAACACAGGCACCTTCTTACACACATGACAAGCCACACAGGTGAGCggcccttttcatgttcagagtgcgggaagagTTACAACAGAAAAGACCGTCTAGTCAAGCATCAGAAGACAGAGGGTCACCTATGGCAGATACACAATGGAAGCGAAGATTGTTCTGTCCAGAAAACAGTATCATGA